Proteins from a genomic interval of Balaenoptera musculus isolate JJ_BM4_2016_0621 chromosome 16, mBalMus1.pri.v3, whole genome shotgun sequence:
- the CDHR1 gene encoding cadherin-related family member 1: MGRGLRAVLALGLLLLRLAQANFAPYFFANGVGSTNGNMALFSLPEDTPVGSHVYTLNGTDPEGDPISYHISFDPSTRSVFSVDPNFGNITLIEELDREREDEIEAVISISDGLNLVAEKVTILVTDANDEAPRFIQEPYVVQVPEDTPAGSSIAKVHAVDRDTGSGGSVTYFLKTPHSTKFSVDRHSGVLRLQAGATLDYEKAQAHFIAVVAKDGGGRLRGANVALSATTTVTVNVEDVQDMAPVFVGTPYYGYVYEDTLPGSEVLTVIAMDGDRGKPNRVLYSLVNGTDGAFEINETSGAISITQSPARLRREVYELHVQVTEVSSAGTPAAQAMAPVTIRIVNLNNHPPTFYGESGPQNRFQLSMYEHPPQGEILRGLKITVNDSDQGANAKFNLRLVGPGGIFRVVPQTVLNEAQVTIIVENSAAIDFEKFKVLTFKLLAIEVNTPEKFSSTADIMIQLLDTNDNVPKFTSHYYIARIPENAPGGSNVLAVTAVDPDTGPWGEVKYSIYGSGADLFLIHPSSGIIYTQPWANLDAEGTARYNFYVKAEDMEGRYSLAEVFVTLLDVNDHYPQFGKSVQEKTMVLGTPVKIEATDQDAEEPNNLVDYSITHAEPANVFDIDAHTGEIRLKNSIHSLDALHNVTPSGDHTWSLEVQAKDRGSPSFSTTALLKIDIVDTEMLSRNPMAAFLMQTKDNPMKAVGVLAGIMAIIVAITVLISTATFWRNKKSNKVLPVRRVLRKRPSPAPSTSRIEWLKFRRTKAVDKFVLREDPPNENCNNNSLGSAPPPKAPAPPPPPSMAPSMGPAHWMVPTVSGSLAPQQPHPSPKPKALAKPKAVGRPVQSALVSELRQKFEKKNVHNKAYF; this comes from the exons ATGGGGCGCGGCCTGCGGGCCGTCCTggccctggggctgctgctcCTCCGCCTGG CCCAGGCCAACTTCGCCCCCTACTTTTTCGCCAACGGGGTGGGCAGCACCAACGGAAACATGGCCCTCTTCAGCCTCCCGGAGGACACTCCTGTGG GCTCTCATGTGTACACCCTGAATGGAACAGACCCTGAGGGAGACCCCATCTCCTACCACATCAGCTTTGACCCCAGCACTAGAAGCGTCTTTTCGGTTGACCCCAATTTTGGAAACATAACCCTGATTGAAGAGCTGGACAGAGAG AGGGAGGATGAGATTGAAGCCGTTATCAGCATTTCCGACGGCCTGAATCTG GTGGCGGAAAAAGTCACTATCCTGGTGACTGATGCCAATGACGAGGCACCCAGGTTCATCCAGGAGCCCTACGTTGTCCAGGTTCCCGAG GACACACCTGCCGGGAGCAGTATCGCCAAGGTCCATGCAGTGGACAGGGACACAGGTTCTGGAGGGAGTGTCACCTACTTCCTGAAG ACTCCACACTCCACCAAGTTTTCTGTGGACCGCCACAGTGGTGTCCTGCGCCTCCAGGCTGGGGCCACCCTGGACTACGAGAAGGCCCAGGCCCACTTCATTGCTGTGGTTGCCAAG GATGGCGGAGGGAGGCTGCGAGGGGCCAATGTGGCGCTCTCGGCCACCACCACGGTCACGGTCAACGTGGAGGACGTGCAGGACATGGCCCCTGTCTTCGTGGGCACGCCCTACTACGGCTATGTGTACGAGGACACCCTTCCG GGCTCAGAGGTCCTGACGGTCATCGCCATGGATGGAGATCGCGGCAAACCCAACCGTGTTCTCTACAGCCTCGTGAACG GCACGGATGGAGCCTTTGAAATTAATGAGACGTCTGGAGCTATCTCCATCACCCAGAGCCCTGCCCGGCTCCGGAGAGAGGTGTATGAGCTGCATGTACAG gtgACTGAGGTCAGCTCTGCAGGGACCCCAGCTGCCCAGGCCATGGCCCCTGTCACCATCCGGATCGTGAACCTCAACAACCATCCACCGACATTCTATGGAGAGAGTGGACCCCAGAACAGATTTCAGCTGTCCATGTATGAGCACCCGCCCCAGGGGGAGATCCTGCGGGGCCTCAAGATCACTGTCAATGACTCAGACCAG GGAGCCAATGCCAAATTCAACCTGCGGCTGGTGGGACCCGGGGGCATCTTCCGAGTGGTCCCCCAGACGGTCCTGAATGAAGCCCAAGTCACGATCATTGTAGAGAACTCAGCTGCCATTGACTTTGAAAAGTTCAAAGTGTTAACCTTCAAG ctcctggccatCGAAGTGAACACCCCAGAGAAGTTCAGCTCCACAGCGGACATCATGATCCAGCTCCTGGACACCAATGACAATGTCCCCAAGTTCACCTCCCACTACTACATTGCCAGGATCCCCGAGAATGCCCCAGGGGGCTCCAACGTGTTGGCTGTCACA GCCGTCGATCCAGACACAGGTCCCTGGGGTGAAGTCAAATACTCCATCTATGGATCCGGGGCAGACCT CTTCCTGATCCACCCATCCTCTGGGATCATCTACACCCAGCCCTGGGCCAACCTGGACGCCGAGGGCACTGCCAGGTACAACTTCTATGTGAAGGCGGAGGACATGGAGGGCAGGTACAGCCTAGCCGAGGTGTTCGTCACGCTGCTGGATGTCAATGACCACTACCCCCAGTTTGGAAAGAGCGTCCAGGAGAAGACAATGGTGCTGGGGACCCCAGTGAAAATTGAG GCCACAGACCAGGACGCAGAGGAGCCCAACAACCTGGTGGACTATTCCATCACCCACGCAGAGCCAGCCAATGTGTTCGACATCGATGCACACACGGGGGAGATCCGGCTCAAGAACTCCATCCACTCCCTGGATGCCCTGCACAACGTCACACCCAGCGGGGACCACACGTGGTCCCTAGAGGTGCAGGCCAAGGACCGCGGCTCCCCATCCTTCAGCACCACGGCCTTACTCAAGATTGACATCGTAGACACTGAG ATGCTGTCCCGAAACCCCATGGCTGCCTTCCTGATGCAGACCAAAGACAACCCCATGAAGGCCGTGGGTGTGCTGGCCGGCATCATGGCCATTATTGTGGCCATAACCGTCCTCATCTCCACCGCCACCTTCTGGCGCAACAAGAAGTCCAACAAGGTCCTGCCGGTGCGGCGTGTGCTCCGCAAGCGGCCCAGCCCCGCACCCAGCACCAGCCGCATCGAGTGGCTCAAGTTCAGAAGGACCAAGGCCGTTGACAAGTTTGTGCTCAGAGAGGATCCTCCCAATGAGAACTGCAACAACAACAGCCTGGGGAGCGCACCGCCCCCCAAAGCCCCcgctccccctccaccacccagcaTGGCACCCAGCATGGGACCAGCCCACTGGATGGTGCCTACAGTCTCTGGCTCACTCGCCCCTCAGCAACCCCATCCATCACCCAAACCCAAGGCCTTGGCAAAACCCAAGGCTGTGGGAAGACCCGTCCAGTCAGCTCTGGTCTCTGAGCTCAGGCAAAAGTTTGAGAAGAAGAATGTGCATAACAAGGCTTACTTCTAG